The Deltaproteobacteria bacterium genome includes a window with the following:
- a CDS encoding VacB/RNase II family 3'-5' exoribonuclease — protein sequence MRDQAFWERWLRQRPKALEEARASVKDWYREAGVEKGERRAFKDALKALNPDGVKGKREKKPPRRGKGRIEGEGTPYGAPRDRRGADGGRTVEGRLRFTREGRPIVIPADPETPIVRIPGHSLSGAWPKDRVLVRLERRRAGAPSYGRVERILERGIRTFVGRYAPTGNRFFVRFRDRESDLLLEVDLPADFSAEPGDLVLAEVTEYPKGEKEGRARVVRALGKSHTMETLFLAVTSAMDLPVTFPDPVLEAAAAVPQAIRLSTRGGGVCHGDEAHPRVDQRDLPFVTIDGEDARDFDDAVCLVREGEGFRLLVAIADVAHYVEPGSPLDREAYLRGTSVYFPDRCIPMLPHELSEGVCSLKSGVNRLTMTVEIPIRPGGTPGMPSFHPSVIRSRARLTYDEVHSFLGTGTPEEEGGKPGGAKITPEIGRMLRDMAAVAGGLTLARFGRGALDLDLPEAEIAVVEGMPVSVKPSERFESHRLIEEFMLLANTAVAEYLSDRGDAFLFRIHEEPAMAKTEEFEAAAGKLLRRSRPTDRRDTSSLLQAWADLARGGKFERAVHRMLLRSLMLARYGPETKGHFGLALSRYTHFTSPIRRYPDLLVHRVLKAALGDRGSADSLRTLREKGPEIGSHLSGRERLATEAERALEQRAKALFMAGQVGRTFEGTVSSLVSSGFFVELEGCMIDGMVHVSTLRDDEYRLSPDRTEWVGQYRKLRIGLGDRVRVRVRRADPDRGEVDFLLVEKIPESP from the coding sequence ATGCGCGACCAGGCGTTTTGGGAACGGTGGCTCCGGCAGCGCCCGAAGGCGCTCGAGGAGGCGCGCGCGTCGGTGAAGGACTGGTACCGCGAGGCGGGCGTGGAGAAGGGCGAGCGCCGCGCCTTCAAGGATGCGCTGAAGGCGCTGAACCCGGACGGGGTGAAGGGGAAACGGGAGAAAAAGCCGCCGCGGCGGGGGAAGGGACGGATCGAAGGTGAGGGCACGCCGTACGGCGCTCCGCGGGACCGCCGGGGAGCGGACGGAGGCCGGACCGTCGAGGGACGCCTGCGCTTCACGCGCGAGGGGCGGCCGATCGTGATTCCAGCCGACCCGGAGACGCCCATCGTGCGGATCCCGGGGCACTCCCTCTCCGGGGCATGGCCCAAGGACCGGGTGCTGGTGCGGCTCGAGCGGCGACGGGCCGGCGCCCCGTCGTATGGACGGGTCGAGCGGATCCTCGAGCGGGGGATCCGGACGTTTGTCGGCCGGTATGCGCCGACGGGGAACCGCTTCTTCGTCCGATTCCGGGACCGGGAGTCCGACCTGCTTCTCGAGGTGGACCTCCCGGCGGATTTTTCGGCGGAGCCCGGGGACCTTGTCCTCGCGGAGGTCACCGAATACCCGAAAGGGGAGAAGGAGGGGCGGGCCCGCGTCGTCCGCGCCCTCGGGAAGTCGCACACGATGGAGACGCTCTTCCTTGCCGTGACCTCCGCGATGGATCTCCCCGTCACGTTTCCGGACCCCGTCCTCGAGGCGGCGGCGGCCGTCCCGCAGGCGATCCGCCTTTCCACCCGAGGCGGAGGAGTATGCCATGGGGACGAGGCGCACCCGCGGGTCGACCAGAGGGATCTTCCGTTCGTCACGATCGACGGGGAGGATGCCCGGGACTTCGACGACGCCGTCTGCCTCGTCCGGGAGGGGGAAGGTTTCCGCCTGTTGGTCGCGATCGCCGACGTCGCCCATTACGTCGAGCCGGGGTCGCCTCTTGACCGGGAGGCGTACCTGCGCGGCACCAGCGTCTACTTCCCCGATCGCTGCATTCCCATGTTGCCGCACGAACTCTCGGAGGGGGTGTGCAGCCTGAAGTCCGGGGTGAATCGTCTGACGATGACGGTCGAAATTCCGATCCGGCCGGGGGGGACGCCGGGGATGCCGTCCTTCCACCCCTCCGTCATCCGAAGCCGCGCGCGCCTGACCTACGACGAGGTCCACTCCTTTCTCGGGACCGGCACTCCCGAAGAGGAGGGAGGGAAGCCCGGCGGCGCAAAGATCACGCCGGAGATCGGGCGGATGCTGCGCGACATGGCGGCGGTGGCGGGAGGATTGACCCTTGCGCGCTTCGGGCGCGGCGCCCTCGATCTTGACCTGCCCGAGGCGGAGATCGCCGTCGTGGAGGGGATGCCCGTCTCCGTGAAGCCGTCGGAACGGTTCGAATCCCACCGGCTGATCGAGGAATTCATGCTGTTGGCGAACACGGCGGTGGCCGAGTACCTGTCCGACCGCGGCGACGCCTTCCTCTTCCGGATTCACGAGGAGCCCGCCATGGCGAAGACCGAGGAGTTCGAGGCGGCGGCCGGCAAGCTTCTGCGACGTTCCCGTCCCACCGACCGCCGCGACACGTCTTCCCTCCTGCAGGCGTGGGCGGATCTCGCGCGAGGGGGGAAGTTCGAGCGGGCGGTCCACAGGATGCTCCTGCGAAGCCTGATGCTGGCGCGCTACGGCCCGGAGACGAAGGGGCATTTCGGGCTCGCGCTCTCGCGGTACACCCATTTCACCTCCCCCATCCGCCGCTACCCGGACCTCCTCGTCCATCGGGTGCTCAAGGCGGCGCTCGGGGATCGGGGATCGGCCGACTCCCTTCGGACCCTCCGCGAGAAGGGACCGGAGATCGGAAGCCATCTTTCCGGGAGGGAGCGGCTGGCGACGGAGGCGGAGCGGGCGCTCGAACAGCGGGCGAAGGCGCTGTTCATGGCGGGCCAGGTGGGGCGCACCTTCGAGGGGACCGTCTCCTCCCTCGTCTCCTCGGGATTCTTCGTGGAGCTTGAAGGCTGCATGATCGACGGGATGGTCCACGTCTCGACGCTGCGGGATGATGAATACCGGCTCTCGCCGGACCGGACGGAGTGGGTCGGGCAATATCGGAAACTCCGGATCGGGCTTGGCGACCGGGTGCGCGTGCGGGTGCGTCGTGCCGACCCCGACCGGGGCGAGGTCGATTTCCTGCTGGTTGAAAAGATCCCGGAATCTCCTTAA
- a CDS encoding response regulator produces the protein MPKKLLLAEDSLTIRKVFELALSRSDIAITAVDNGEDAVRLAGEIFPDLVVADLTLPGKNGFAVAAELRAMEKTEKIPVLILSGTLVPLDEARFKASGARGVLFKPFESRELLENIERLLREGTAAPESPKTQEAPAVDERWDFSDVMDEVEAEAGKSAAPAPAAREALLPGALLPGGPSTSSTFNEFDVSIDEIEGGARDLSAEPPPPVPAPKVEHMESDLPMDSPPPVTDLSPALDEVEEIEEIEHLEDLEVPLPPADAVLTETPASLRILPAATAQPAVEEPVPEPPSVAEPFVLEPAVEESHPAPPASLIAPPDAGSRPGDAELREFFAGRAEEIFRTVASEAVEKVMWEMTDRLAAEFSAKLRESVEAVAWEVIPSTAEALIREEIARIRGKAGKTSP, from the coding sequence ATGCCGAAAAAGCTTCTTCTCGCGGAAGACAGTCTGACCATCCGGAAGGTGTTCGAGCTCGCCCTGTCCCGTTCGGACATCGCGATCACCGCGGTCGACAACGGGGAGGATGCCGTCCGCCTCGCGGGAGAGATCTTCCCCGACCTGGTGGTCGCCGACCTGACGCTGCCCGGGAAAAACGGCTTTGCCGTCGCCGCGGAACTCCGCGCGATGGAGAAGACGGAAAAGATACCCGTCCTCATCCTCTCCGGGACCCTGGTCCCTCTCGACGAGGCGCGTTTCAAGGCCAGCGGGGCGAGGGGCGTCCTTTTCAAGCCCTTCGAGTCCAGGGAGTTGTTGGAGAACATCGAACGTCTCCTGCGCGAGGGGACGGCGGCCCCGGAGTCCCCGAAAACGCAGGAGGCGCCGGCGGTCGACGAGCGTTGGGACTTCAGCGACGTCATGGACGAGGTCGAGGCCGAGGCGGGGAAATCCGCGGCGCCCGCGCCGGCGGCGCGCGAAGCGCTGCTCCCCGGGGCGCTCCTCCCCGGGGGGCCCAGTACCTCTTCCACGTTCAACGAGTTCGATGTGTCGATCGACGAGATCGAAGGGGGCGCGCGCGATCTCTCCGCGGAGCCGCCCCCCCCCGTGCCCGCGCCGAAGGTCGAGCATATGGAAAGCGACCTCCCGATGGATTCGCCGCCGCCCGTGACCGATCTTTCGCCGGCACTGGATGAAGTGGAGGAGATCGAGGAGATCGAGCATCTCGAGGACCTGGAGGTCCCCTTGCCTCCGGCCGACGCCGTTTTGACGGAAACGCCGGCTTCGCTACGGATCCTTCCGGCCGCGACGGCGCAACCGGCCGTCGAGGAGCCGGTCCCCGAGCCGCCCTCCGTCGCGGAGCCTTTCGTCTTGGAACCTGCCGTTGAAGAGTCGCACCCCGCGCCTCCCGCGTCGTTGATCGCACCGCCCGACGCCGGGTCCCGGCCGGGCGACGCGGAGCTGCGGGAATTCTTCGCCGGCCGCGCCGAGGAGATCTTCCGGACCGTCGCCTCCGAGGCGGTGGAAAAGGTGATGTGGGAGATGACGGACCGTCTTGCCGCGGAGTTCTCCGCGAAGCTTCGCGAGTCGGTCGAGGCCGTCGCGTGGGAGGTGATCCCGTCCACCGCGGAAGCGCTCATCCGCGAAGAGATCGCCCGGATCCGCGGCAAGGCCGGAAAGACTTCCCCCTGA
- a CDS encoding valine--tRNA ligase, translated as MGGDPVHRGSAHPRRDRPDPRQGRKDFPLINEKEPQKEKPYDPKSVEERWYAAWIAAGSFHADPSRPGDPYTIVIPPPNVTGSLHMGHALNITLQDVLLRYARMNGRNALWLPGTDHAGIATQNVVERMLAKEGISRQELGREAFIERVWKWKEQSGGTILNQLKRLGAACDWERERFTMDEGLSRAVREAFVRLYRKGLVYRGRYIINWCPRCRTALSDLEVSYVEKKGALWYIRYPGMSGEEGVVVATTRPETMLGDTAVAVNPKDDRYAALVGTTLRLPLMNRPIPVVADEMVDREFGTGAVKITPAHDVNDFEVARRHGLPSVRVIDESGAMTPDAGAFAGMDRFACRDAVVAKLAEEELLVREEPYLHNIGHCYRCQTVVEPSESMQWFVKTKPLAAPAIRAVREGRTRIIPSQWEKTYYEWMENIHDWCISRQIWWGHRIPAFHCRACGKTMVEIDPPTRCEACGGTDIRQEEDVLDTWFSSGLWPFSTLGWPEKTADLERYYPTSVLVTGFDILFFWVARMMMMGIEFTGKPPFRDVVIHALVRDARGEKMSKTRGNVIDPLGVIDRFGTDAFRFTLVTLAAQGRDIRMSDDRVEGYRNFMNKLYQAGRFVRMHVDDATPRELPDDLPVTDRWILSRLQRVIDEVRRGIEEYRFNEAGSAFYQFVWHEFCDWYLEMIKHALSPEADEAERQLQRAVLLRVYETLLALGHPFIPFITEELWHALPGERGLLYDRPYPSVDTGATDENVEDAMAHLMEVIRAVRNIRSELNVPPGKKVEVRLKGQAEEQKFLRDHEEIIRRLARAGRVAYVDPDYIPVKDATAVVNDIEVCLPLEGLIDFGQEAARLRKEVEKSSAEYARVAGQLGNARFTDKAPPDIVDALRDREKALEQKIAKLGKNLELVSRYLT; from the coding sequence GTGGGAGGTGATCCCGTCCACCGCGGAAGCGCTCATCCGCGAAGAGATCGCCCGGATCCGCGGCAAGGCCGGAAAGACTTCCCCCTGATCAACGAGAAGGAACCGCAGAAAGAGAAACCGTACGACCCGAAGTCCGTGGAGGAGCGCTGGTACGCCGCCTGGATCGCGGCGGGCTCCTTTCACGCCGACCCGTCCCGGCCGGGCGATCCGTACACGATCGTCATCCCGCCGCCGAACGTCACCGGCTCCCTCCACATGGGGCACGCGCTGAACATCACGCTGCAGGACGTCCTTCTGCGATACGCCCGGATGAACGGGCGCAACGCCCTCTGGCTTCCGGGCACCGACCACGCCGGGATCGCCACCCAGAACGTGGTGGAGCGGATGCTCGCGAAGGAGGGGATCTCCCGGCAGGAACTGGGGCGGGAGGCCTTCATCGAGCGGGTCTGGAAGTGGAAGGAGCAGAGCGGCGGCACGATCCTGAACCAGCTGAAGCGCCTGGGCGCCGCGTGCGACTGGGAGCGCGAGCGGTTCACGATGGACGAGGGTCTCTCCCGCGCGGTCCGCGAAGCGTTCGTCCGGCTCTACCGGAAGGGGCTCGTCTATCGCGGGCGATACATCATCAACTGGTGCCCCCGCTGCCGCACGGCGCTCTCCGACCTCGAGGTCTCCTACGTGGAGAAGAAGGGGGCGCTCTGGTATATCCGCTACCCGGGGATGTCCGGGGAGGAGGGCGTCGTCGTCGCGACCACGCGCCCCGAGACGATGCTGGGCGACACCGCCGTCGCGGTCAACCCGAAAGACGACCGGTACGCCGCGTTGGTCGGGACGACCCTGCGTCTCCCGCTGATGAACCGGCCGATTCCCGTGGTGGCCGACGAGATGGTGGACCGCGAGTTCGGGACCGGCGCGGTGAAGATCACGCCGGCCCACGACGTGAACGATTTCGAGGTCGCGAGGCGGCACGGGCTCCCCTCCGTCCGGGTGATCGACGAGTCCGGGGCGATGACGCCGGACGCGGGCGCCTTCGCCGGGATGGACCGGTTCGCATGCCGCGACGCGGTCGTCGCGAAGCTCGCGGAAGAGGAGCTGCTCGTGCGGGAGGAGCCGTACCTCCACAACATCGGCCACTGCTACCGGTGCCAGACCGTCGTGGAGCCGTCGGAGAGCATGCAGTGGTTCGTGAAGACGAAGCCGCTGGCCGCCCCCGCCATCCGCGCGGTGCGCGAGGGCCGGACCCGGATCATCCCGTCGCAGTGGGAGAAGACGTATTACGAATGGATGGAGAACATCCACGACTGGTGCATCTCCCGGCAGATCTGGTGGGGGCATCGCATCCCGGCCTTCCACTGCCGCGCGTGCGGGAAGACGATGGTCGAGATCGACCCGCCGACGCGGTGCGAGGCGTGCGGGGGGACCGACATCCGGCAGGAGGAGGACGTTCTCGATACCTGGTTCTCCTCCGGCCTCTGGCCGTTCTCGACCCTCGGGTGGCCGGAAAAGACGGCGGATCTCGAACGGTACTACCCCACGTCCGTGCTGGTGACGGGATTCGACATCCTCTTCTTCTGGGTCGCGCGGATGATGATGATGGGGATCGAGTTCACGGGGAAACCCCCCTTTCGCGACGTGGTGATCCACGCCCTCGTCCGGGACGCCAGGGGCGAGAAGATGAGCAAGACCCGGGGAAACGTCATCGACCCTCTCGGCGTGATCGACCGGTTCGGCACCGACGCCTTCCGCTTCACCCTCGTCACGCTGGCCGCCCAGGGGCGGGACATCCGGATGTCCGACGACCGGGTCGAGGGGTACCGCAACTTCATGAACAAGTTGTACCAGGCGGGCCGCTTCGTCCGGATGCACGTCGACGACGCGACGCCCCGGGAGCTTCCGGACGACCTGCCGGTGACGGACCGGTGGATCCTCTCCCGGCTCCAGCGCGTGATCGACGAGGTCCGCCGGGGGATCGAGGAGTACCGGTTCAACGAGGCGGGCTCCGCCTTCTACCAGTTCGTGTGGCACGAGTTCTGCGACTGGTACCTCGAGATGATCAAGCACGCGCTTTCCCCCGAGGCGGACGAGGCGGAACGGCAACTGCAGCGGGCCGTTCTTCTCCGGGTCTACGAAACGCTCCTTGCGCTCGGTCATCCGTTCATCCCCTTCATCACCGAGGAGCTCTGGCACGCCCTGCCGGGGGAGCGGGGGCTCCTGTACGACCGGCCGTACCCCTCCGTTGATACCGGCGCGACCGACGAGAACGTCGAGGACGCGATGGCGCACCTGATGGAGGTCATCCGGGCGGTCCGCAACATCCGCAGCGAGCTCAACGTACCCCCGGGGAAGAAGGTCGAGGTTCGCCTGAAAGGCCAAGCGGAGGAGCAGAAGTTCCTGCGGGACCACGAGGAGATCATCCGGCGGCTCGCCCGGGCCGGGCGGGTGGCATACGTCGATCCCGACTACATCCCGGTGAAGGACGCGACCGCGGTGGTGAACGACATCGAGGTCTGCCTCCCCCTGGAGGGCCTCATCGACTTCGGGCAGGAGGCGGCGCGTCTGCGCAAGGAGGTGGAGAAGAGTAGCGCGGAGTACGCCCGTGTCGCCGGGCAGCTTGGGAACGCGCGGTTCACCGACAAGGCCCCGCCGGACATCGTCGACGCCCTGCGCGACCGCGAGAAGGCGTTGGAACAGAAGATCGCCAAGCTCGGGAAGAACCTCGAGCTGGTGAGTCGATACCTGACGTGA
- the nadC gene encoding carboxylating nicotinate-nucleotide diphosphorylase: MISRHLYEEIVRAALREDAPFGDPFGEAFQGGASGLFLAGGDGVLCGGPVALEVFRQVDPSVSVSFSPDGCRVARGDRVGEASGPAGSLLRAERVALNFLQRLSGVATATSLYASRIAAHGTKLLDTRKTTPLLRVLEKYAVRVGGGANHRFSLSDGILIKENGIRAAGGIAPAVAAARSAAHHLLRVEVEAETLPDVEAAVAAGADAVLLDNMPPSMVREAVVRFGGIVFLEASGGIHLGNVEEYARTGVAAIAVGAITHSAPALDISFELST; this comes from the coding sequence GTGATCTCCCGGCACCTGTACGAGGAGATCGTCCGCGCGGCCCTGCGCGAGGACGCCCCGTTCGGCGATCCCTTCGGAGAGGCGTTTCAAGGCGGCGCGTCGGGCCTCTTCCTCGCGGGGGGGGACGGGGTGCTGTGCGGCGGGCCGGTGGCGTTGGAGGTGTTCCGCCAGGTCGACCCGTCCGTTTCCGTTTCCTTCTCTCCTGACGGGTGCCGGGTCGCCCGCGGCGACCGGGTCGGGGAAGCGTCCGGTCCGGCCGGCTCCCTGCTTCGGGCGGAGCGGGTGGCCCTCAACTTCCTCCAGCGGCTCTCGGGCGTGGCCACCGCCACGTCCCTCTACGCTTCGCGGATCGCCGCGCACGGGACGAAGCTGCTCGACACGCGGAAAACGACGCCGCTGCTCCGGGTCCTCGAGAAGTACGCCGTCCGTGTGGGGGGCGGCGCGAACCACCGGTTCTCCCTTTCGGACGGGATCCTCATCAAGGAGAACGGGATCCGCGCGGCCGGGGGGATCGCCCCGGCCGTCGCCGCGGCGCGGTCGGCGGCGCACCACCTCCTCCGCGTCGAGGTCGAGGCCGAGACGCTTCCGGACGTCGAGGCGGCGGTCGCGGCGGGGGCCGACGCGGTCCTCCTCGACAACATGCCGCCGTCGATGGTCCGGGAGGCGGTCGTGCGCTTCGGCGGGATCGTCTTCCTCGAGGCGTCCGGGGGGATCCACCTCGGGAACGTCGAGGAGTACGCTCGCACGGGGGTGGCCGCCATCGCCGTCGGTGCGATCACCCACTCCGCCCCGGCCCTCGACATCTCCTTCGAGCTGTCGACGTGA
- the queD gene encoding 6-carboxytetrahydropterin synthase QueD: MSSGLYTLTVRTSFAAAHRLREYDGNCERLHGHNWQVEVTVESPTLDERGIALDFRILKTSLHDLLSRFDHRYLNEIPPFDGMNPSSENLARHLYEEMGKSVPAPARVSRVTVWESDDARADYSRRD, translated from the coding sequence ATGAGTTCGGGTTTGTATACCCTGACCGTGCGAACGTCCTTCGCCGCGGCCCATCGCCTGCGCGAGTACGACGGGAACTGCGAGCGGCTGCACGGGCACAACTGGCAGGTGGAAGTCACGGTGGAGTCGCCGACGCTCGACGAACGGGGGATCGCCCTCGACTTCCGGATCCTCAAGACGTCGCTTCACGACCTGCTCTCCCGGTTCGACCACCGGTACCTGAACGAAATCCCGCCGTTCGACGGGATGAACCCGTCGTCGGAGAATCTCGCGCGCCACTTGTACGAGGAAATGGGGAAATCGGTCCCGGCGCCGGCGCGCGTGTCCCGCGTCACCGTGTGGGAATCCGACGATGCCCGGGCCGACTACTCCCGGCGCGACTGA
- a CDS encoding DUF1858 domain-containing protein — MIDKEMKIEDVLRRYPQAIPVFERFGIDCAQCQLSEYENLEHGAKVHGIDLSALLRELNKSLVVKG; from the coding sequence ATGATCGACAAGGAGATGAAGATCGAGGACGTGCTCCGTCGATATCCGCAGGCGATTCCGGTCTTCGAGCGGTTCGGGATCGATTGCGCCCAGTGCCAGCTCTCCGAATACGAAAACCTGGAGCACGGCGCCAAGGTCCACGGGATCGACCTTTCGGCACTGCTGAGGGAGCTGAACAAGTCGCTGGTGGTGAAGGGGTAG
- a CDS encoding menaquinone biosynthesis protein, whose amino-acid sequence MTGQPSPLRVGRIPYANLVPIFHGLETGGVPGGVSFVDGHPSELNRKLRDGELDLSPSSSIEYAVRPDRYLLCPGISISSRRRVMSVLLLSNGPLRQLPPDPIAVTGNSDTSITLLEILLRESLGRANLLVRTGLPAREALRRYPAHLVIGDEAIRAAVDGVAPHVTDLGEWWRRETGKPFVFALWIAARSAWEERRDPLSRFSAALLEAKRTAQASIRRGEYPWGGPDWIPSAFRDAYWHCLSYDLGEETEGLSLFYEMAAKIGRIPAAPPLRFLEIDQGTAVVK is encoded by the coding sequence ATGACCGGTCAACCTTCCCCGTTGCGCGTCGGACGCATCCCGTACGCCAATCTCGTCCCCATCTTCCACGGGCTCGAGACCGGAGGCGTGCCGGGCGGGGTTTCGTTCGTCGACGGGCACCCTTCCGAACTGAACCGGAAGCTGCGCGACGGGGAGCTGGACCTGTCCCCCTCCTCCTCCATCGAGTACGCGGTCCGACCGGACCGGTACCTCCTTTGCCCCGGCATTTCCATCTCCTCGAGGCGCCGCGTGATGAGCGTCCTGCTCCTGTCGAACGGGCCGCTCCGGCAGCTCCCCCCCGACCCGATCGCGGTCACCGGGAATTCGGACACCTCGATCACGCTGCTCGAGATCCTCCTCCGCGAGTCGCTGGGGCGCGCGAACCTCCTCGTGCGGACGGGTCTTCCCGCGAGGGAGGCGCTGCGCCGCTACCCGGCCCATCTCGTGATCGGGGACGAGGCGATCCGTGCGGCCGTCGACGGCGTGGCGCCGCACGTCACCGATCTCGGGGAGTGGTGGCGGCGCGAGACGGGGAAACCGTTCGTCTTCGCCCTCTGGATCGCCGCCCGGAGCGCGTGGGAGGAGCGCAGGGATCCCCTGTCCCGGTTCTCCGCCGCCCTTCTGGAGGCGAAACGGACCGCACAGGCGTCGATCCGCCGGGGGGAATACCCGTGGGGAGGCCCCGACTGGATCCCCTCCGCCTTCCGGGACGCCTACTGGCACTGCCTCTCCTACGACCTCGGGGAGGAGACGGAGGGGCTTTCCCTGTTCTACGAGATGGCGGCGAAGATCGGCCGGATCCCCGCGGCCCCACCTCTCCGCTTCCTCGAAATCGACCAGGGGACGGCCGTGGTAAAATAA
- a CDS encoding ABC transporter permease, protein MTRIDFVEVAFDSLRINRLRSALTMLGVIIGVAAVILLVSLGQGTKNYVEEQFAGLGSNILIVTPGKIETKGGPPIIGSARHKLTLNDSRILEKKGYLFGGVAPVVFGTAEVRYQNRSRNISVLGVTPAFQNVRNLHVEIGSFLGEADVDARRRVCVLGRTVKRELFGNANALGQTVKVAGTLFRVMGIMEKKGISLGIDIDDLVFVPVRTAQELFDIDGLFEILISVRNTNDLDSGKELATSLLRRAHNRNEDFTITNQAAILSSLYTILDTLTYVLGGIAAISLLVGGIGIMNIMLVTVKERTNEIGIRKAVGARNRDILMQFLFESIALATVGGIAGILAGVAGAWALKLIVPKLPVSIPAWSILLSFTFSVFVGVFFGVYPAKKAASLNPIEALRYE, encoded by the coding sequence ATGACGCGGATCGACTTCGTCGAGGTGGCGTTCGATTCCCTCCGGATCAACCGGCTGCGATCCGCCCTCACGATGCTCGGGGTGATCATCGGCGTCGCGGCGGTCATCCTTCTCGTATCTCTCGGCCAGGGAACGAAGAACTACGTCGAGGAACAGTTCGCCGGGCTCGGGAGCAACATCCTGATCGTCACTCCCGGGAAGATCGAAACGAAGGGAGGACCACCGATCATCGGGTCGGCGCGCCACAAGCTCACCCTGAACGACTCCCGGATCCTGGAGAAGAAGGGGTACCTGTTCGGAGGGGTCGCGCCGGTGGTCTTCGGCACGGCGGAGGTGCGGTACCAGAACCGTTCGCGCAACATCTCCGTCCTGGGCGTCACACCCGCCTTCCAGAACGTCCGGAATCTTCACGTCGAGATCGGTTCATTTCTCGGTGAGGCGGACGTGGACGCCCGGCGTCGCGTCTGCGTCCTCGGGCGGACCGTGAAGCGCGAGCTCTTCGGGAACGCCAACGCCCTCGGCCAGACGGTGAAGGTCGCCGGCACCCTCTTTCGCGTGATGGGGATCATGGAGAAGAAGGGGATCAGCCTGGGGATCGACATCGACGACCTGGTCTTCGTCCCCGTCCGGACCGCGCAGGAACTGTTCGACATCGACGGGCTGTTCGAGATCCTCATCTCCGTCCGGAACACGAACGACCTCGATAGCGGAAAGGAACTGGCGACGTCCCTCCTCAGGCGAGCCCACAACCGGAACGAGGATTTCACCATCACGAACCAGGCGGCCATCCTCTCCTCTCTCTACACCATCCTCGACACCCTTACCTACGTGCTCGGCGGGATCGCCGCGATCTCGCTCCTTGTCGGAGGAATCGGGATCATGAACATCATGCTGGTGACGGTAAAGGAACGGACCAACGAGATCGGCATCCGAAAGGCGGTGGGGGCGCGGAACCGGGACATCCTCATGCAGTTCCTCTTCGAGTCCATCGCCCTCGCCACCGTCGGCGGGATCGCCGGTATCCTCGCCGGGGTCGCCGGCGCCTGGGCCCTCAAGCTGATTGTCCCGAAACTGCCCGTTTCCATCCCTGCATGGTCCATCCTTCTCTCCTTCACCTTCTCCGTCTTCGTCGGTGTATTCTTCGGTGTGTACCCCGCGAAGAAGGCGGCTTCACTCAACCCCATCGAGGCGCTGAGATACGAATGA
- a CDS encoding ABC transporter ATP-binding protein yields the protein MGSEAASEPLLRLRGVTKLYEAGAGRVVGLSDVDLEIGSGEFVAVMGPSGSGKSTLMNILGCLDVPTSGTYEIKGTSVAGLSSDDLSELRNREIGFVFQVFHLLPRYTALRNVELPLLYAGVPREERTRRALEELRAVGLEDRKGHLTNELSGGQKQRVAIARALVNKPSLLLADEPTGNLDTRSGEEMMDILAGLVASGVTVVLVTHDPAIARRAHRTVHIIDGKLVSVERFREIRG from the coding sequence TTGGGATCCGAAGCCGCCAGTGAGCCCCTCCTCCGGCTGCGTGGGGTGACGAAACTGTACGAGGCTGGCGCCGGGCGGGTCGTGGGCCTGTCCGACGTGGACCTCGAGATCGGATCCGGGGAGTTCGTCGCCGTGATGGGCCCCTCCGGTTCGGGAAAATCGACCCTCATGAACATCCTGGGCTGCCTCGACGTCCCGACCTCTGGGACCTACGAGATCAAGGGAACGTCCGTCGCGGGACTCTCCTCCGACGACCTGTCGGAGCTGCGCAACCGCGAGATCGGCTTCGTCTTCCAGGTGTTCCACCTCCTCCCCCGCTACACGGCGCTTCGGAACGTGGAGCTGCCGCTCCTCTACGCCGGCGTGCCCCGCGAAGAGCGCACCCGGCGCGCCTTGGAGGAATTGCGCGCGGTGGGGCTCGAAGACCGGAAGGGGCACCTCACCAACGAACTCTCCGGCGGACAGAAGCAGCGCGTGGCCATCGCGCGGGCGCTGGTCAACAAGCCCTCCCTCCTGCTCGCGGACGAGCCCACGGGGAACCTCGACACCCGGTCCGGGGAGGAGATGATGGATATCCTCGCGGGGCTGGTCGCCTCGGGCGTCACGGTCGTCCTCGTCACCCACGACCCGGCGATCGCGCGACGGGCGCACCGGACGGTCCACATCATCGACGGGAAACTCGTATCCGTCGAGCGGTTCCGGGAGATCCGGGGATGA